The proteins below come from a single Nitrospirota bacterium genomic window:
- a CDS encoding type II toxin-antitoxin system RelE/ParE family toxin, whose amino-acid sequence MYEIRKTDTYAQWLDGLRDIHARARVLARVERLAAGNPGDVKPVGKGVSELRIDYGSGYRVYFTMRGRTLVILLAGGDKRSQTTDIKTALRLARNL is encoded by the coding sequence ATGTACGAAATCCGCAAAACCGACACATACGCCCAATGGCTTGATGGCCTGCGCGACATCCATGCACGCGCGCGCGTTTTGGCTCGTGTCGAACGCTTGGCCGCCGGGAACCCGGGTGATGTAAAACCGGTTGGTAAGGGCGTTTCGGAATTACGAATCGACTATGGCTCCGGTTACCGGGTGTATTTCACGATGCGCGGGCGCACCTTAGTAATTTTACTGGCCGGTGGAGACAAGCGTTCACAGACCACCGACATCAAGACGGCGTTGCGCCTCGCACGCAACCTATAG
- a CDS encoding DUF4337 domain-containing protein produces the protein MAGSERSNPEELEALGAKIFTRRIVLTTAIFAVLLAVTSLGGTIATRETMLSQQQLSDQSAVSQLTSVQEQLSKMNGRRMEADLLDRGPSMKSNIRKLYQFMLKDIKVDEARYREEKKKSEEEIKRLIAKRDKNLAKGRSFNTAGVFFMISLILTVISTLAVSRQLLNIAIGSAALGALFMLNGLFLIVKFPFFH, from the coding sequence ATGGCCGGATCAGAACGTTCCAATCCCGAAGAACTCGAAGCATTGGGCGCAAAGATTTTCACCAGGCGGATTGTGTTGACCACGGCAATCTTTGCCGTGCTGCTCGCCGTCACCTCACTCGGCGGCACTATCGCCACCAGGGAGACAATGCTCTCCCAGCAGCAACTGTCCGACCAGTCGGCGGTTTCCCAATTAACATCCGTACAAGAACAGCTCTCCAAAATGAACGGACGTCGCATGGAAGCCGATCTCCTTGACCGGGGCCCGTCCATGAAGTCCAACATCAGGAAACTGTATCAATTCATGCTGAAAGATATAAAGGTCGATGAGGCCAGATATCGGGAGGAAAAGAAGAAGAGCGAAGAGGAGATCAAGCGTCTTATAGCAAAACGGGACAAGAACCTCGCCAAAGGCCGTTCCTTCAACACCGCCGGGGTCTTTTTTATGATATCACTCATCCTGACAGTAATTTCGACCCTTGCCGTCTCGCGTCAGCTTTTGAATATTGCGATCGGCAGCGCGGCCCTCGGCGCGCTCTTTATGCTGAACGGCCTTTTCCTGATCGTTAAGTTCCCGTTTTTTCATTAA